TTCTGCAGGAGCTGCTCCAACGATTGATTTGTTGGACGGCTTTTCCTCCAACCCACGAAAACAGGGTAAAATACTAGCAACCCTGAGAGTTATGTTTAGCAGATATAATCTAGGTTAATTTTCTGATAGCCTTTTTTTctagaaacagaaaacaatgGCACAGCTTATCCATCTGTAGTGGCATTTGAGAGCAGCAACTTGAAGATGGTGTTCAACTTCTCAAAGCTGCCTGGAAATCCACAAACGACAGTGATCGAGGCTACATTCACTAATTTGTCAACGAATATCTAttcagattttatttttcaggcAGCTGTTCCAAAGGtaattttggttacttataTCCACATTTTGCTCATAAAATATTGGTGACCATTAAAGTTTGCCAGTTTTTCAGTTGAAACCTTGGATGTTCTCACGCTCTAAGTTTATTTGTTCTTAACTTAAACTTTGTGgttcttatttttctctttgcttCCAATTTACAGTTTCTTCAACTGCACTTAGATCCAGCTAGCGGCAATACTCTGCCTGCAAGTGGTAATGGGTCCATCACACAAACATTGAGAGTTACCAACAGCCAACATGGAAAGGTATCTGAAATCTCTATATATGTGTCGTCCTTTAGTTTCTGAACTTGATTGCTGCCTGGCATGAGAATGCAATTCAAATTACCTAACTCTTTTTAATCATTATGGCCTTTTGAGAGTTACCAACTGCCAGCTAAATCTGTTCTAGTTTAGTTATGGCCTTAAAGACCTTATTCTAATGAGCACTTAGGTTGAAGACTTGCATCTCAACTGTCTAGATCATATATACTGTTGATACGCACAAAGGCAAATGGTTGAGATGCAAGTTAGCAAGTTAAATCCTCTGCTCAGCTGCTCAGTTCCCATTGGATTGCCTCCGTATATTAATGACACATATATAGTCAAGGTTGttaattgtttatttatgTCTGAATATCCTTTTTGTATTCTTGTAAACCTTAACACGACAAAAATTCAGCCCAATGATTTGGGGTTGGGAACACAGATCCCTTTTAAGTGGTCAGAGAGCTGATGGTTTATTATTTTAGCCAAACCATATCTTTTGCattgtccttttcttttccccttAATTATTTGGTGGATGTAGTGGATAGTTACAAACTTCACATCTTTTCAGAAATCTCTTGTCATGCGTATAAGAATAGCTTACAAGATGAACAACAAAGATGTCTTGGAGGAAGGACAAATCAGCAATTTTCCTCGCGGTTTATGAGGCTGAGTAGTTTTCATAGATGGTAAAAATGGTGATGCACAAGTTTATGTCTTCCTTCTCGCTGTCCACGACGTCAGTGGAGtcttttccttaaaaaattgCTCAATTTGGGGTGGCATGTCCTGTGGCAATTGGGACTgattttgtttgaagtatgtGGTTTATCCAATGGCTCGATACCTCCCCTGTCCCACATTTTTCTTCCCCTTGTACCTGGTTTATGTACATTATTAAAGTTCTTCATGTACGAAATTGTGGGAATTAAATTTTGCTTATGATGCACAAGAGGAGGGAGCTAGTTGCATGTTGAGATCTTGAGGTCATAGTTGTTTGCCTTTTAGTTTGGATTTGCTCGCTAGCCTTATTGTTTGAGATCATAGTTGTTGTTGGGAATCTAATTGAATTGCAAATCAGTTATATATTCGATTTAATGTAACAATTTTCACCAATGTCATTATTGAAGgcttattttgtttgttgtttacATTTCCTTGTACTCCATCTGTTAATTTAATCTTATTgtatcttttgttttgttttcgtttttttttttttttttttttggtgtcaaATTTCCTCTTCACCTCTCACCTTCCTTTCCCTCGTCTGTTTTTTcgtttaattataaaaaataaaaacctgcAACCAGTTGTCCAATTGTTTAGTTGTTGGGCTAGAAAATATGCAATTTTTATAGGTTGAGTTAATCCTATATTCTATATGCAATGGGTAAGTACATTTCTGATTTTACTTTGATTGtcattatgtatttttcgtctgTATATTTcacccttttaaatattttgattCCCATCATGCTTTGGGTAACTTTCTTCGACTTATGacacaacaaaagaaaaaaagaaaaaggaagagattATTGATTGCGTCTAGTTCTCAACTTTCATTGTTGAATATGACCTTCATCGAAATAATAGCTTGCTGGGTCAATGATATTTGGTAAGTAGTTGACACGATTCATGCTagatttttatatttgattatttttatgTACACCCAACACATGCAAATGCAATGCAAACGGCCTTGGATTCTCCCCAAATGGCCATAAATATCAAACACCAATTGTCTACAAAAGACGGTATTATCTGTTAATGTGTTTGACTTTGGGTGAGCCTAAAGGTTTGTATCTTGTGGAGTTGGTATTATTGTGATCATAAGCTCCACCGACTACCAATGCATCACTCGATTTCTTTTTCACCTTCTTTCGTGGCGTTTTGCGCAGACCAAGTCTTCTCCAGATGATGAGTGATTTTATTTCTAGTTTGCAACATCAGAAAGTATGCAAATGATGATGTGCCCTACAAAATAATCATCCCTAACCTCACCTTCACATCCTTGTGGTCCCTCTCACACAATCAAGTGCTCTAATATTGTGCATTCGattatatttaattacaacctctctctctcttaaccCTAAACCCAACTCATCTGATTCCTAGGTACGTCTCCAAATGATAATGTATTTCCCATTAAAAAACAAGTAAATTGTTAAATGGTACAACACTTCCCTTGAATAATATGATCTTCCCAGGATAACAATCAAAACGCTAGTACCGGGGAGATGCTATTAAGGATAGTCATCCGTATGTAAGAGCATCTACCATGGGCTCCTTAAACCACctccttagacaaattttagggaggaattgtaaaaatacaattcCAATCATACTCCCTATCCACttcctaaaatagggagatctctaggagctcctaaatctgaggagagaaaaatgactcctagtggctccctataatttaatactgctttatttaatgagtatttcaaatctttatttaatgctaactattttttattttattttttaatagagatggaccaatcaaaaaagagttatagcatttatgattccctaaactagagagcatgattgaagtttaaattttagagagctcctaaaataacttttatatatttttagctaaaatttaactaaaaaatagatagcatgattgtggatgctcttcaACCATTGATAAAGTGTGAGATTATACCGTTGCATTTCTCATATGATTCCATGGACTAGCACACTTCTCTATTATGAGTTTATGTGCCCACAATCCACTTGCCTTTTGTCAACGTTTCAATTGTAGCACGCACCTCATCGCAATCACAAGAGTCCCTCAAAACCCCTTCCACGATCCCACCACAAATTGTCCATACCAAAAAAGGGATTCCAAACCGGATCAAAAGAAGAGAAGGGAAGggaattttaacaaaaagcaaaattcTAGAGACACCAAAGCAGCCAAAAAGCAGCATTTTGATACGACTCTCCTGCAACTATGCATGCAAAAAAGtttaggttttctttttctcttttatgtATGTGAAGTCATCACATGGTTTGATGGGatcccatgtttgtttcaaCTGCATTGGAAAGTGGGGGAGATTAACAGTTCATTTATCAACCTAACATGTGTACTCTTCAGGCAGCGCATCTAATCTTTAGGAACCCTGGGAAATGCTGAACTTGAAGAAGCATTGTCACTCCAAGCATAAGGCTAAAGTAAAAGCATTTATAAAAGTTGCAtggaattttatttctttatttttctgaaaagaaaaagtgcatTGCCGCTTGCGATAAAAGTTTTGTAGAACAGGAGCTGCACGgcagtaaagaaaataaaagtccagaagaaagcaaaagccaaaaattcttttcttgctttgaaaaaattaaatagatTCATTGATATATTGCAGAAAGTACATATCACAGTGAATAACTTCATGTAACCTGAGATCTATCACTCCATGGCAAACCCACAGTAACAGAGGAAGCGCCCATATGGGTTTCtgaagaatttggaaatttacCCTTCTTAGGCCATAGCCAAATTTTGGAAACAGAAAAGCTTTCACCTTTACTTCCActgttaatttttttcccctctGCATCACCATCACAGTGGGAATTCCCATTTTGTCCAGCTCTCCCTTTCACAAGCCTCACACTATCACCACttccagcagcagcagctgctCTTTTGGGCCTTAAAGCCACTTGCAACTCTAAATCAGCAACCACATATTGGTATGATCCCATTGAGTAACATCTCCTTGCATCCAAACTACTACTGCTAGTCTCTTCCTCTGCTCTCTCCACTGCtgctcctccacctccatctCCCTCATCATTTGTGCTTCTGAATTTACCAAGTCTCACAGAAAATACCTTTTTCtcaccaccattttcattATCTGCAGACTTTTGGCCAGTAAGAACTCCGCTTCCTTCATTGCCCAAAGAACCATCTTCTTCCCTTagatcatcaaaatcaaagacTGGGTTTTCAATGGCAATCCCTGGCGTGTACAGGGTCCCTCTACAAAGCGGGCAAGTTGAATTAGACAGTAACCATGTGTCAATGCAATCAATGTGAAAAGCATGACTACATATGGGGAGCAATCTCAACTGGTCCTTTTCAGAAAACTCACACAGACAAACTGGACAATCAAATGGTTCTCTCGCCTTTATCTCTTTATAAAGGAATACAGGAAGAGCGTCTATAAAAGCTTGATCTAAGCCAGAATCATGAAGATGGAAGAGTTGCTGCAATTGTCTCTGATAAACTTCAGACCCAGAGAGTTCTGGGTATCTGTTAGATTCGGATGCTGACGAAGATCTATGCTTTGTGAGAAATCTAACAAGCAAGTGAAGGATACCAGatacaaaaaatataacaGCTAGAATAATTATGATAAAAAGAACTGATGGGCTTATTTTACTACCAGAGGATGATGATGGGTTTGAGTGTCTTTGGTAGTCACTATTGTACGGTAATGGCagtgaaggagaagaagaagaagaagatgaaagagaagaggaaagcaAACGAGAGCCAGGATAGCTGGTCAGAAAATCATTTCTTTGCCTGGTTTGAGCTTGATTCAAAGACATTTTAGGATAGTGGCACACTAAATTCACCATCAAATTTTAGGACTTTCTTAGAAACCAAACACGCTTTCACCTTTTTGTAAGCTCAAGAAAACAGCTTCCTTGCTTGCATTCAGATCAAACCCAACTCATACTTTGAAGTGAAGAAGCAACAGGCACattatttcttctctctcaacAAACCCAATTGAGATTTAGTCAACAATGtgcaaaaaagaacaaaactttGACCCAGACTTGCAACTTAAACCATGGCTCTAGAAGGCTATTATTGGTACCAGAAACACCACCTCggtgttttcacttttgacaTGAAACCAAGGTACTGGTGGTATGCAAGAACATAAACAAAGAACTCACTTTAGAGTTGTCCAGTTTGCAGTGTACCTACCTCAACTCTGGAAAATCTGCCATTAATGGAGCCCATTTGTCATGTGCTTGATGAGTCTTGTGTTGGTCTTGGACAGTGTTgcagtgaattttttttttttaaaaaaaaaaaaaaaccctaaacaatATTTGGGCGGTACTCATGTGAGGggtttcaatttctttatattGGAACTGGCTGCATAAATTTTAGTAAAAGTGGGCTGGCAGCTTCAACAGAGCAAGtcgaagggtaaaaaggtcaatAACAGCGACAGCGGCCTTATACGTGTGCGCAGAGCCAGTTTGGTAGATTGGGCGTGGACATTCTTAGATTTTGCCAATTTTCTCATACACGTCTTGGGATTTCTTACCAATTTATGGTGCAAATTTGGGAACTTGGACTTTTGGTACTTCCTTTGTGGGTCCAAAAATAGATGGTTCATtggactttttatttttttttataattaggGGGGAGGGGGTTTCAGTCCATTGGACTTTTGGTTGTCTTTTTTCAATTGGGTCCAAAAAATACTTGCAATGGGGTTCAAAGCCCATTTACTGACTCCCTTcaaagattattattattattattatttttaaatacaagttAAAACTGTTGATTTGCAAGTCAAGTCAAGTTACGATCGCTGATTGCAAGTCAAGATCTTTTGctaaaaaatttacaaatcaAATCAGTGCTTATTGTAGAAGAAGATATCAAAATAAGTCAATAATAAAATCAGGGCCTATTGACAATAATTGTCCTCCCATCTCCAAAACATAAGGGATATGAACAACAACCAGCCAGCTGTTGCAGGCTCTTCAATTTGTCCTGTTaagattttctttatataaataGGAGTGGTGGTAGACTGGGAGTCAAAGGTTCCCTTGATAGTCCAATAGGGTCCATCGTCTTCAACTAACACTAAATTGTTTCTGCATGCCATcacatattaattaatttcaccTTCATATGCAGCAGGGAATCTTCCCTTTTTACTATGTTCTGTGCTAAAccctaaagaaaaaaaaaattatataacaaATTCCATGCATATTACATCAAATTTGCATGTTTAGGAGCCGtggataaccatttcaattttagtttttagttttcaatttttgtgctagagtagagagaaaaaagagggagaatggaagtgagaatgagaatgGCGATAGAACTGAGAGGAAAGATGAGAGGAGATGATGAGAGGGAAGAGTAACAAACgtgaaacaaaaattaaaaactgaaatctatttaaaattattttcaacttTGTTACTTCTcccctctcatcctctctctcaatctcatcctcactcccattctcactctcattttcctctttactctagcacaaaaaatgaaaactaaaaactaaaattagaATGATTATCAAATGGGCCCTTGAATCTCATATCTTGGACAATTATCAttaatgtttcttttcttgattctttttttttttttttaacaatagCAATAAACTACTCTAGATCTAAATTCTAAAGTATGGAGGGAGGTTCGAACTCGGAAGCAAGGCCTTGACCAATTGACTTAAGCCACATATGCTTCCCGAATTAATCATGCAGAAAAGCCCCTTGAGTTGAGATGGTATTTGATTTCTAAGTGGAAGATGAAGTTGCCTGCTATACATATCTGAAAACGAAAGAATGAAGTCTCTCAGTACGTAATATATATGGCTGGAAATGAAGCTGGTAGGTAGGCCATGGGATGCACGTTGTTTGGTCTGACATAAGTATGTTTTTGGCCGAACATATGTTAACTGCTACATACCACGATATGGTGGCTTAATTTGAGAGATTCTCTCCTCCTTTCAGTTTACGTGACAAACGAAGGACTATAGTTGTCCTTCCCTTTGTGTCCATCTGCAGGTGGTCTCTCAGATCTGAATTAATTTTCCTCCACTTTTTGTTTGGAGTTTATAAGGTCCGAAAAAATTATCTCAATTCACGTATAttagaataatttaaaatatagctttgtgaaaagaaaagaaaataaaaaacagttGAGATAGATGAATCTAGGTTTTGGAAAATTAATTGGTGAAGGGATTGTGGCGGATATTACAACCAACAATGAGATGCTAACTTCCCAACTGCTTTCTTGCATGAGAATGAGATCCACCATAAATATAAACTATAAATGTATGTTGGGTTCGTTTGCTTTCTAAGTGACTTGTTGACTGGGGAACAAAAATTAGCCTCAAAATCTTtcaatcttttcattttgttttgttctgaTTTGGGCCCtccatatattatattttccaGGTTACCCCAAATCAGTAAAATGGAAACTCGTAAACCATAATTTTGGGATTAATTGAGCACCAAAGTAGTGGATGAACAGAAACTTCATTTATAAAGAAGATTATATATGGATTGGAGAATTGTATATCCAAGCAGTCAAAACTCTCAAAAAGCCCGAATTCCAATATAAAAAACGGCAGAACTTACTTATAATACATGTAATAATTTTGTGCAATATGATGCCTCCCATGCGTATGATTTCGAATTAATCTTCCTGAATTTGTTGTTAGCTTATAGCTAGCCAAAGAGAATGCAAGAGTAATATATTTATGAGCATTCTAGCTCTCCTTCATGGATGAGGTTCCTAAATTCAGTTATTGAGTTGAGATAAGTAGTATTGCGTACCTCTgcagaaatgagagagagagagagagagagagtcatatatgtatatcatgATGAATATTATAGAGAGAGATGCCCGGGAAAAACTAAGAGAAAGAAACATACAATATGTTATCATCATTATATAACATAATTAAGTAGGTAAGATCGAAATGCAGGCATCACAAGTAGTAGACTGTAGACTCCTCATCTCATGGCTAAGAGAGCCTGTAAATCTTGGAAAGCGCTTGCAGAACGTTGACTTGCAACCTCAACTGAAGTATATAGTCGGCGGTTTGAAGAAAAAGCCGGTCTGCCTTCAACCCTCTCCCTCCTGGAATCAACATTTGCAGCTTCTTCACCTTCACTTGCACCGTTGACTTGCGGCCGCCACGACCACCCACCTGCCTCTGCCTCCTcgtcatcttcatcttcatcttcatcttcatcttcatcccAGAAGAAGAATGCCCTTTCAACCCATTATAATTACTCATAAAATTATTCATTATGGGTAGTCTAAGCTGAGTTATATCTAGCTAGTCGAAAATAAATGAGAAGGAGATTTGTGGTGTTTGTGAATAATATTGTTGTAAATATTTGGTTATAAAAATGAGAGATGGTGGAGGATGAGAAGAGGAGGgctatctatatatataacgCTCTCTATGCTATAAATGCTGCTTCTAGGCTCTAGCACCAGCTTATTGAGTGTTTAGGGGTTCAGTTCAATTCAATACCACGGGGCCATGTGAGCCGAGCCATTCATGTTTTGTATGTTCGTATAATTCGGCTTTTTTGGCAATTACGGGCCGGGTCACGCAACCCGcctttgaattttctctcaCCAGCACAATTCTTTTGTTGTCGTTTTGCCTATGGGAAATGGCCTCTGGGCCCCACTTTTGCTTCACCTTTCAAAGACCCACGCACCTGTCTGACAGCTCGCTCCCTCCTCCTTCATATCATTCTCCTCTCTCACACGCTTACAACCgtgtctctctctcctaatCCCCGAATCCCGACAGACTTGTTCGGATCTGATCATCCAcgtctcctttcttttttgggcgAACCCATATCCGACGGCTGATAATCTACCACAGTGTTTCGATATCACCCGGGCCCCACTGCAGGAATTTAAAGGTGTTGTCCAACTAGGTTCCAGGAGAGATCTTAGCTGCACCTGCACTCGCACTCACACTCACACTCACGGTGTTAATATGTGATGCGATCAAATCTTAGTGGAAGGGGCCCACTTCATACAACTTGGGAGGGAGGTAGGTTTAATTTAAGCGTTGGATTTAATTTGGTAATAAATTTGCTTTAAGGTAAGATAAATTAGTAcaataatgaaattttatatgaaaataaaatgttggCTGGCAAAAGACggtttgaattgaaatgtaaCCAATTGGAATGGATAATTTCCCCCATAATTTTATATCATGTAACGTGGTTGGGCCCAATAGGGCATGTTTCCTCCTCTTTGTCTTGGCGATGGATCTTCTTGTTTTCCAAATAGATTATGGTAGATAAGGAAACATAGGTTATGTGGGAAaccatatttttcttctttaggTAATGATGATTGAAATCAGATATCAATGGCAGCAAGCAAGATATTATGGGCACGGTCGTTTGCCAACTTGTACAATGTTCCTAATAATGGGAGTAGAATAATTTTATTGCAAttgcattaataatttttcggaaataatttgatatgaaaattCCGGAGATTATTATTATACGAATTTATTGTTTAACGATTTAATAACATAGCATGTTAAATATCTAGTGACGATTATTCTTGTTATGTATATCACTATAGTTTTTATAATTCTGCACCTGCATGACacgtacatatataatattaatatgcgTTTCTTGTTGTTATCAATAAATTTAGGTGAGCCCCTAAGGATTGCATAAAACCAAATTTGGATGAAAAGATGAAGTGACACACAAGCTGCTTTAGCTTTAGCTTATGTATATATGAGCTAGCGGTCCCCTTACATATACATATGCCGACTCAGAAAATTCCAGGGCCATGTGAGGGTATGATGAGGACATAAATGACATCTCCACGTACCTTCACATACATTAATGCAAAATTAAGGCATATGGTGTTTTGTGATCATATATTATATGCACTTACGTTAAGATTTTTGATCAGATATATGTTACGTGTGGTGTGGCTCGTCGGTTGAGTTAATGCACACAAGTTGggttgaagaaaatgatggGATCGATGGACGAAAATCATATGCATTGTCGCAGATAGAATAGAACCCAATAATTTAACATATGCATGCTTGCTTGCTGGCAATCGGGTTTTATATACAGAATCAAATGTTCgaaaaatagaatttttttttttgtttttcttgactTTTAATCTAAATCAATCGATCGATCGATAGATATAGTTTATAGACATGGATTGGTTTTGAAGGAGAGGTTGAAACATAGCAAGAGTGACAATGACGGGGTTATTTACAGAGGTTGAGAGGCCATGGCAACCTCAAGTTTATGGTTAGCTCAGCCCTGAAAGATGACATATGCACATGTTGTGGTAGTTGCCGAAACGCCTAAGATGAAGCATATGcgtgcatgcatgcatggacTGAAAAGTTGTGCAGGAATAAAAGTTATTATGATTTATAGCTACATATAATTAACGTTATATATCACGACCAAAAGCTTTGACTTGCTCTTTGGAGGTCAACTTGGTGGCCGCTCACGCACCACCATACATATGCATGTGGTCATATATCTATCACTCATTGCATTTTGATACATACAGATGGATGTTTTTGAGTCACAAAATATTGTAGAAATGGGGATTTCATGTCATCCTATTGATTTTGCAGAATTAATATTTGTCgcatatatatgtgtgtgtgctGCTAAGATTGGGGTCACTAATTAATCAAGCGAGCGACAATTAAACGAGTATGAATATGAGGGTGTCTTGATTGACATTGTTTGATAGCTGAAGATCGCTGTGTGGCCGGATGTATAGTTTAATGAACTGTAGACACACCATGTTCCATTGAAACAaggttataacttataagagagagagagagagagagagagagagagagagagagagatgatcGAAGACACGTGATGGTGGTAAACtcaggaaaaacaaaaaacataaagcCACATGCAGAGGAGCAATGAGGGTAGGGGACCTCAGACTCAGATAATTATATTACAGACCATATGAGTGTGGTAGGGTACTTGTAATATTGTAGAAGCTATAGAAGTGTATGGAGACCTAGCTAGCTAGTGGCTTAGAGTGGTTGGTTGAGGGAGAAATACTTCCCTATCTTCGTTTTATTGACTCgactttctatttttatatctctctcctcctctaaTAGGTGACACGAGGagagaaataaagagaaaagaaggTAATAAAACGTTGATAGAGAAGTTTCTCTCTAGTTGAAGAGGGGCTCGAAAAGAGGTTGTTTGTCTAGCtagagctagctagctagcaaGCTATGTGGCTAATGACTTAGAGGGTGATGAGCTGGTTTGATGGGGTAGCCAATGACATTGCCAAAACTGAAAAGTGTGTGATGAAGGCTGATTGTATATGTAGggtgaaatatatataaagtggGTGGTGTGGTGCCGTTTCAATTTGGTTTCTTCTTAGCTGGACTGGCGTTGTGGTGGGAACGGAACGCACATGCTTGCACATGTACCTCCTCCATTTTCACGTTCTTATTTATATAGTCcgtttcttcttgttgttatAATGAAGccctcctcctctctcctctgAGACTCAGACCCACTTACGCCATGACAACAACTTTGGctgttggttggttggtttgtGATTTGGTGGTGAAGTTCAGTGCAGGGCATGCATGCAGGGACGGATCCAAAAATATGAATTCGTAGGGTCATAGTgtaaaagtttaatttttttttttaaaaaagattaaaGCTTGATGGGGAGAGGGTTAAAGGTTCGTGGGTGGGTGGAAATTGGGGATTTAGGTTTAGGAAATGGGGGTTTTGGAGTTTTGAAAAGGGTCTGTTCTGTTTGGTCGAAGAGAAGGGTCTGTTTCAACTACAAtctgttcaaattttttttttttcaaagaccagaaccaaaacgacgtcgttttggccaggtctttttaaaaaaaatttcgttgctgctggtccaaaacgacgccgttt
The window above is part of the Prunus dulcis chromosome 1, ALMONDv2, whole genome shotgun sequence genome. Proteins encoded here:
- the LOC117615438 gene encoding uncharacterized protein LOC117615438, with product MNNFMSNYNGLKGHSSSGMKMKMKMKMKMTRRQRQVGGRGGRKSTVQVKVKKLQMLIPGGRGLKADRLFLQTADYILQLRLQVNVLQALSKIYRLS
- the LOC117620902 gene encoding RING-H2 finger protein ATL46-like; protein product: MADFPELRGTLYTPGIAIENPVFDFDDLREEDGSLGNEGSGVLTGQKSADNENGGEKKVFSVRLGKFRSTNDEGDGGGGAAVERAEEETSSSSLDARRCYSMGSYQYVVADLELQVALRPKRAAAAAGSGDSVRLVKGRAGQNGNSHCDGDAEGKKINSGSKGESFSVSKIWLWPKKGKFPNSSETHMGASSVTVGLPWSDRSQVT